One window of the uncultured Umboniibacter sp. genome contains the following:
- a CDS encoding NADH:ubiquinone reductase (Na(+)-transporting) subunit B yields the protein MRKILDNLEPHFHTGGKWEKWYALYEAVDTFLYQPNDRTKTTAHVRDGIDLKRIMIMVWFAALPCMFWAMYNTGFQANTALEAMGATGIEGWRGALLGESMINSASFWANLYHGALYFLPVYLTVFIVGGFWEVMFAMVRGHEVNEGFFVTSILFALTLPATIPLWMVALGISFGVVVGKEVFGGTGKNFLNPALTGRAFLFFAYPAAMSGDAVWVVDGYTGATALSMAAAQGMEVMQNSVTWMDAFLGNIQGSMGETSTLAILIGACVLLTTRIASWRIMLGVLLGMAATATLFNIIGSETNPMFAMTPAWHLVIGGFAFGMVFMATDPVSAAMTNRGRFFYGALIGFMVVLIRVVNPAFPEGMMLAILFANLFAPIFDHFVVQANIKRRLARG from the coding sequence ATGCGTAAGATTCTCGATAATTTAGAACCTCATTTCCACACCGGCGGTAAGTGGGAAAAGTGGTACGCGCTTTACGAAGCGGTAGATACCTTCCTTTACCAGCCAAATGATCGAACCAAAACTACCGCGCATGTGCGCGACGGTATCGATCTGAAGCGCATCATGATCATGGTGTGGTTCGCAGCATTACCATGCATGTTTTGGGCAATGTATAACACGGGTTTTCAAGCTAATACTGCACTCGAAGCAATGGGTGCGACGGGCATTGAAGGCTGGCGTGGAGCCTTACTTGGCGAGTCGATGATTAATTCGGCTAGCTTCTGGGCCAACCTCTATCACGGCGCACTCTACTTCTTACCAGTTTATCTAACGGTATTCATCGTTGGTGGTTTCTGGGAAGTGATGTTCGCGATGGTTCGCGGTCATGAAGTTAACGAAGGTTTCTTCGTTACTTCTATCCTATTCGCACTAACGCTTCCCGCCACGATCCCTCTTTGGATGGTTGCGCTGGGCATCTCGTTCGGTGTTGTCGTAGGTAAAGAAGTTTTCGGTGGTACCGGTAAGAACTTCCTCAACCCTGCACTCACAGGTCGTGCATTCCTTTTCTTCGCTTACCCTGCAGCTATGTCAGGTGATGCGGTTTGGGTAGTTGATGGCTACACCGGTGCTACGGCACTGTCTATGGCTGCTGCTCAAGGCATGGAAGTGATGCAGAACAGCGTGACTTGGATGGATGCCTTCCTGGGTAATATCCAAGGCTCAATGGGTGAAACATCAACACTAGCGATTCTTATTGGCGCCTGTGTGCTTCTCACTACCCGTATCGCTTCATGGCGAATCATGTTGGGTGTGTTACTAGGCATGGCTGCAACCGCTACCTTGTTTAACATCATTGGTTCTGAAACCAATCCAATGTTTGCAATGACGCCAGCTTGGCACCTTGTTATTGGCGGCTTTGCCTTCGGTATGGTCTTCATGGCAACTGATCCAGTATCAGCGGCGATGACCAATCGAGGTCGTTTCTTCTACGGCGCCCTGATCGGCTTCATGGTGGTATTGATTCGTGTTGTGAATCCTGCGTTCCCAGAGGGCATGATGTTAGCGATTCTTTTTGCCAACTTGTTTGCACCTATCTTCGACCACTTTGTGGTTCAAGCGAATATCAAGCGGAGGTTAGCACGTGGCTAA
- a CDS encoding Na(+)-translocating NADH-quinone reductase subunit A, with protein sequence MIKIRRGLDLPISGSPEQAIGEVNPIHTVALVGFDYNGMKPTMAVREGDIVKRGQVVFSDKKNEGVVFTAPASGKVTAVNRGARRVFESLVIEVEGDEAVDFGVVDVAAATRETLEEKLVASGLWTAFRTRPYSKVPALGSQPNSIFVTAMDTNPLAADPRIVIAEQKADFALGLSALEKLTKGRVYVCQNDDENLAKETAQIEIARFGGKHPAGLAGTHIHHLDPVTASKTVWSIGYQDVIAFGKLFATGKLDASRVIALAGPQVNQPRLVRTILGASLDQLTAGELKEGVNRLVSGSVLGGRTAEGTTSFLGRYDNQVTVLLEGYERPMLHYAGLGANRFSTTPVYLSSLFNKLYDMTTSCNGSERAIVPIGNYERVMPLDILPTQLIRSLVVKDTEAAQQLGCLELDEEDVALLTFVCPGKHEIGPMLRDNLTTIEKEG encoded by the coding sequence ATGATAAAAATCCGCCGGGGCCTCGATCTTCCGATCTCAGGTTCGCCAGAGCAAGCAATTGGTGAAGTGAATCCAATTCACACCGTTGCTTTAGTCGGGTTTGATTACAACGGCATGAAGCCTACTATGGCAGTGCGTGAAGGCGATATCGTCAAACGCGGTCAGGTAGTCTTCTCAGACAAGAAGAATGAAGGTGTAGTATTCACTGCGCCGGCTTCTGGTAAAGTTACCGCGGTAAACCGCGGTGCTCGTCGTGTATTCGAATCTTTAGTTATTGAAGTTGAGGGCGACGAGGCCGTCGACTTTGGTGTTGTCGACGTAGCGGCAGCTACCCGCGAAACACTTGAAGAGAAGCTGGTTGCTTCTGGCCTTTGGACTGCGTTTAGAACGCGTCCATACTCAAAGGTCCCTGCGCTGGGTTCTCAGCCAAACTCAATCTTCGTCACTGCAATGGATACCAATCCGCTTGCAGCGGATCCGCGGATCGTTATTGCGGAGCAGAAAGCTGATTTCGCGCTGGGTCTTAGTGCTCTTGAAAAACTAACTAAAGGTCGAGTTTACGTGTGTCAGAATGACGACGAAAACTTAGCGAAAGAAACGGCACAGATTGAAATCGCCCGTTTCGGTGGTAAGCATCCAGCTGGTTTAGCTGGCACCCATATCCATCACCTTGATCCGGTTACCGCATCCAAGACCGTCTGGTCTATCGGCTACCAGGACGTCATTGCGTTCGGTAAGCTCTTCGCGACAGGTAAACTTGATGCTAGCCGTGTTATCGCCTTAGCTGGACCGCAGGTAAATCAGCCTCGCTTGGTTCGCACTATCTTGGGCGCCAGCTTGGATCAGCTAACGGCTGGTGAGCTTAAAGAGGGTGTTAATCGACTCGTTTCAGGTTCGGTTCTTGGTGGCCGTACTGCCGAGGGTACAACGTCTTTCTTGGGTCGCTACGACAACCAAGTGACTGTATTACTTGAAGGTTACGAGCGTCCGATGCTGCATTACGCAGGTCTTGGAGCAAACCGTTTCTCGACGACCCCCGTATATTTATCAAGCCTATTCAATAAATTGTACGACATGACCACCAGTTGTAACGGTTCGGAACGTGCAATTGTACCAATCGGCAACTACGAGCGCGTCATGCCTCTAGATATTCTTCCAACTCAGTTGATCCGTTCATTAGTGGTTAAAGACACTGAAGCGGCTCAGCAGCTTGGCTGCCTAGAGCTTGATGAAGAAGACGTAGCGCTGCTAACTTTTGTTTGCCCAGGTAAACACGAGATTGGTCCAATGCTCCGCGACAATCTGACAACGATTGAGAAGGAGGGTTAA